gtgtgtgaatgtgaaataccaatattttatatctatTAAATGACTCTTGCCTTAGCTTTAGTGACTAAAAAGCTTAGAcattataaattactttactACTGCAAAGGccttaaatgaatttgtatcATATTGCAACTGAATAAATCCGATTTTAACTGGGAAAAAGAGTGCTTTAGTTTTGGATGGTTGAAGTGATGACGAATCTGCAAGAATATAACAATGACATATTGATGAATACAGTTTCTCCTATATTTCCACTTCGCTCACCAGCTCTTCATTTGCATCCGTGTTGTCCCAATGCAGCGTTAAAGGCAGAGAGCGATTGTCCAGTGCGTCCTCCATGTATATATAGCCATATTCAAAAATTCATCAGCACGCTCGATAAAGTCAGAATCTTTAGTGATGGACAAGTTAGAACAATTTGCCACAGCAATAACTCACTAATCTTCATATTATAGTCGATGAAATCCAGTTGCTCTAAGTACTTTAAATTTCGCAATCAGCTTTAGCAGATTTTCATCATTGATCCCACAATATTCAACCAAAGTCAATTTGCCCAAGTTGGTCGGTTTTTCTAGTGTGCACATGTTATATTGGCTGATGCTTTCTTTAAACATAATCCTCCGAATGTCCTTGCTACGGTTCTTTAGTAGCTCCACCAAGATATCATGgcgtttatttgtattatagtTAGCCAGCTGACGCAACTTCATTGCTAATATATCATCATATATAAATGTCAGCTCTTTCAGTCGTTGATACTTGGCGATCTCTTTGGGACAAAAGATCTTTGTTATTATCTCAATCGCTTCGTCACCATAATGCAAATTGCCGCCATTGAATGAATACTCCAAAATCTTCATGCtgggaaatgtgaaattttgcCCTCGTTTGAGAAAATCCATTGTGACAAACTTCAGGTGTaatttttttgcacttttggaCTAATGCTGGCTAAGAAAATATCCAACATCTCCGGCGACTCTTTAAGTTGTTGAAAGTTGACTTCAGTTAGTTTGCAGGAAATTTGATGTCGCCAGACATAGACCATACTTGAGTGCAAGCAATATGAAACGCCTTGATGGCGTCATATAGCGCAAATTGGTCCGTAAGATCCAAGTACTTGATTATCGCCAACCAACAATCATTGTTGAGTACGTCCAAATTCATTCcgtaattaatttactttattttgttgtatacaaTTGTTATGTTTGATCACACAAAGTTATTATCAGTTATCGAAATAAATAGGCTTTACCAATACAGTGCCATCATATGAATGATAGTGTTTAGCAGCCCTGGTCCATTGTTGATAATCCAAACAGTGTGGCCATTTCGGTATTCTCTGGGTTATGAAatagttcattttaaaatctaCTGTTTTAGTTTAATACTGATATTGACACTTTCTTATCAGTTcgatttgtttatgtttagtttttatttaatttcaaatgattGTAACAAATGTCACAAGTACTTATTAAAtcactgaaatttattttatttaataagattCTATAGTTAATGTTGTATATGTAGTATGAGtataattaaacaaaccaaaaaataaattttccaatTCATTTTGTTACATTTGGAGGTATGTTCATATATGTTTGTTCTCTTAATACGAATGTAtgtatacttaaatttattattatatatttatttattaatatatgacaaaatttatacttatatatataataagacatcatacatttatttattatccgaAATCAAATTACCCAACATATTGggaaaaaaatatcatatagcGACATTAGGATGATTGCAAAGGctgaaaatgaatttctacAAAAATCTTCTACTTCTTCGTCGTCATACAGTTTGAGAGGCTCAAAAGATACTTTCAATTGTGGATGCTTAAAGTTCTGAAGGATCTGCAAGgataaatcaattgatatcTATTTATAGAGTCCATCTCGATCCACATTTTTCACTCACCAACTCCTCGTAGTGTGCGTCGTAGCAATTCAATGTTAAAGTTTGAGAGAACGATTGTTTAGTGTCTCTTCCATGATACGGCGTTCAACTTCAAAGAAATCCTTTGTCATATCCGAGTTTACGATGTTTAGAATCTTAAGCGTTGGACATCTGGCAACAGTTTGCCACAATTCTGCCTCCCCGGACCAGATTGTAAAGTCAATCAAGTCAATTTGCTCCAGCTGTTTCCAAATCTTAATCAAGTCGCGTAGGTTTTCGATAGACAAATGATTCTGGATGTCCATCATGTTTAAGTGGCGCACGTTGCACATTTTACGCAGCGTAGTCATGTATCCATTTGGGTAATCATCACTAAAGATTATCCTATGTACGTCCACGGCACGTTTTTCAAAAAGCTTGGATAATTCGACTTCAGAAGCACTCAGTAAGCGAAGTTTATGCAGCTTGGGCAACGCCATGAGGTCATCATAATTGCTGGACTTAATCCAACAGTGATCCAGTGTCAACTCTTCAAGCAATTGGCATTTGGCAATATCTTTGAGCCAATCGTATTCACTTTCATAGTAAACCCAGTTGCTCAAGTCCAGCTTACGCATCTGCGTCCATTTCTGCAGCACAACGCAATGGAAATCACCATCAGTCTTTAAACTATGCAGTCCAGGAAAGAGCTTTGCCATTGTTTGAATTGCTTCATTGGCAACGCGATCGTCACGATAGGAATCTAATGTGTACTCAAGTGTTTTCATGCGGGGAAATATGTAATTTTCCCAGCGTTTGAGAAAGTCCAATTTTACGTTGTCCAGTTTTAACTCCTGCATTGTTGCACTGCAGTTAGATAGGAACACGTCCAACAATTCAGGCATCTCTTCAAACTTCTCATAGTCCCTCCAATCAAGTACAAATCTAAGCTGAAGTTTCCAGGCATAGGCTACATTCTTATTCAAGCGATTTGAAGTGCCCTTGGTGGCTTTATATAGTGCGATTTGCTCATTTAGATTTAAGTACTTGATTATTGCCAACTGACAATCGTCATTAAGTGCGTCCAACATCCTGGCGTTTTTAGTTTcagattaaattataaaaattctgGTTCTTATTGCAGCTTCCAATGAAATTATGAGTCAGAAATCCCGAAAATCCCGATATCTATCAATATCGATAAGCTTAGACTGAAAAATGCAGAATATCGATAGTCCAAACTCTACAatgtttcagtatattctagtatataaatataataccgAGGTTCATGCTTCGATGCGGGAAACCACCAAAAATCGCAATAAGGTTAGACAAATAGTTagttgcaactggcaacactttgccacaatataattatatttgtatgattaaaatttatacttttaatagGGCATAATGGCTTTATTATGCGAACCAGattattaaatggaaaaatatcatatatagtGACGTTAGGATAATTGCAAAGGATGAAAATTAATCGACATCGTCATACTGTTTAAAAGGCTCAAAAGTCAGCTTTAATTGTGGATGCCTAAAGTGCTGAAGGATCTGCaagaataaatcaattgatatctacttatagatatatttatcTCGAACTACCTTTTCACTTACCAACTTATTTTGGTTTGCATATCCGCAATTCAATGTTAAAGAGTGTTTTTTCCAGGTATACACAAGACTTAAGATTATTGCTTATTTGCTTATAAGTCAAGTTTTTTTAGTAGCCCTGGTAAAGTATTACtcatttttttcgatttgttaATTGGGCATAgcgtttaattaatatttgtatgttagTGGGTGTACGAATTACTGttactttttttaaaaaaaaactaactttattttattgacatatgtgtgtatagtaTGCCTATGGTCACACTGTGAGttattcgaaatatttttgtggtggcataaaaatatcaatttttctCTCATTCTGCATAAGTTTAGATTtagttatattaaataatatcataataaaatcatatttatcaatttcaaattattgtgttttgaatcatttattgtaattctaatttttgtaaatttcattagtGAAAAGTGTCACATTATGGAATTTAGGATAGGTCCAACGGTTTCAAATGCACTCGCAGCATATTCCAGCCGACGTTCTCCGGTTCTAAAGGCATACAAGAAAACCTCAGGTTTGGATGTTTGAAGTGACGCTGTATCTGTAAggataatgaaatgaatacttaAGAGCAGAAGACTTTCTGCACAACACTCAccagtttttcgttttcatctGTGTTGTGGGAATACAATGCTAAGGGCTGAGAACGATTTTTCAGTATCGCCTTCATGAGACACCGGCTACATTCAAAGAAATCATAGTGCAACTGCGTGCCTGATATATTCAGGATCTTTAGCGATGGGCAGCTGGCAACAATTTACTACAACTCTGCCTCATTCAACATCACCCGATGGTCAATGATATGTAATCGGTGCAAGGGCCTTAAATCTGTAATCAGTTGGCGTAGTTTTTCGCCTGTATAACAATCGTCTTCCAACAATGCCAATTGGTACAAGTAGATAAGTTTGCACAATGTGGTCATGCTGTATTTCCCGATGCAATCGTGAAAGGTAATCTTATGTATGTCGCTGCCACGCTTCTTCAGCAACACGCCCAAAATGTCATCGCGATCATACACATAATAAGTAAGTGTATGCAGCTTGGGCAACGCCATGAGCGTATCATAAATGTCAGACCAATGTCACACGCCAGTGTCACCTCTTCCAACAGTCGACACTTTATAATAATTCCGGGTCACTCATGTCCATTAAGATTCTCACACCATTCGTTCAACGCGTTTGCGCAACTGCAAATATTTCTGCAGCCGATCATAACGAGACCCATCATGAGTCTTCCCACAGCGGAGTCCAGGAAAGAGCTTTAATCGCAGCTCTTTAATGTGTATTCCGGTGTTTTTCATGTTCGGAAATGTGAAGTTCTGCCAGCGTTTGAGGAAGTATGTCCAACATTTCTGGCTTTTCTTCAAACTTCAGAAAGTTCTCTGGATTCAGTTCAAGGCAAAGCTCATGCTCCCAGGCAAAGaaaacatttgatttaatattaaagtactTAATTATCGTCATCAAGCAATCATCGTTTAGTGCGTCTAAATTCATTGcgtatttaattaatcaacAAATTCGTTAACATCTAAATAACGtctgataaaataaatattactatttatcgataacgataacttgTAACGTGCCAAAATATGAATCATACAGATTGTCAGCCCTGCTTCAATATTAatagtgtgtgaatgtgaaatgtgaaataccaatattttaaatatattaaatctCTTTTGCCAATATATTGTCTTAGGTTTAGTGACTAAAAAGCTTAGAcattataaattactttactACTGCAAAGGccttaaatgaatttgtatcATATTGCAACTGAATAAATCCGATTTTAACTGGGAAAAAGAGTGCTTTAGTTTTGGATGGTTGAAGTGATGACGAAtctgcaaaaatataacaatttcaTATTGATGAAAAGACAGTTTCTCCTATTACCACTTCACTCACCAGCTCTTCATTTGCATCCGTGTTGTCCCAATGCAGAGTTAAGGGCAGAGAGCGATTGTCCAGTGCGTCCTCCATGTAAATATAGccatattcaaaattcatCAGCACGCTCGATAAAATCAGAATCTTTAGTGATGGACAAGTTAGAACAATTTGCCACAGCAATAACTCACTAATCTTCATATTATAGTCTATGAAATCCAGTTGCTCTAAGTACTTCAAATTCGCAATCAGCTTTAGCAGATTTTCATCATTGATCCCACAATATTCAACCAAAGTCAATTTGCCCAAGTTGGTCGGTTTTTCTAGTGTGCACATGTTATATTGGCTGATGCTTTCTTTAAACATAATCCTCCGAATGTCCTTGCTACGGTTCTTTAGTAGCTCCAATAAGATATCATGgcgtttatttgtattatagtTTGCCAACTGACGCAACTTCATTGCTAATATATCATCGTAAATAAATGTCAGCTCTTCCAGTCGCTGATACTTGGCGATCTCTTTGGGGCAAAAGATCTTTGTCATTATATCAATTGATTCTTCATAGTCACCATAATGCAAATTGCCGTTGAATGAATACTCCAAAATTTTCATGCtgggaaatgtgaaattttgcCCTCGTTTGAGAAAATCCATTGTGACAAACTTCAGGTGtaatttttgcacttttggaCTAATGCTGGCTAAGAAAATATCCAACATCTCAGGCGACTCTTTAAACTGTTTAAAGTTGACTTCAGTTAGTTTGCAGGAAATTTGATGTTGCCAGACATAGACCATACTTGAGTGCAAGCAATATGAAACGCCTTGGATGGCGTCATATAGCGCAAATTGGTCCGTAAGATCCAAGTACTTGATTATCGCCAACCAACAATCATTGTTGAGTACGTCCAAATTCATTCcgtaattaatttactttattttgttgtatacaaTTGTTATGTTTGATCACACAAAGTTATTATCAGTTATCGCAATAAATAGGCTTTACCTATACAGTGCCATCATATAAATGATAGTGTTTAGCAGCCCTGGTCCATTGTTGATAATGCAACCAGTGTGGCCATTTCGGTATTCTCTGGGTTATAAAATAGTTCATTTTAAGATCTACTGTTTAGTTTAATACTGATTTTATTGACACTTTCTTATCAGTTcgatttgtttatgtttagttttatttaatttcaaacgaTTGTAACAAATGTCACAAGTACTTATTAAAtcactgaaatttatttaatttaatgagatCCTATagttaatgtatgtatatgtagtatgaatattattaaacaaaccaaaaaataaattttccaatTCATTTTGTTGACATTTGGAGGTATGTTCATATGTTTGTTCtcttaatatgtatgtatgtatacttaaatttattattatatatttatttattaatatatgacaaaatttatacttatatataataaggcatcatacatttatttattatccgaAATCAAATTACCCAACATATTGggaaaaaatatcatatagtGACATTAGGATGATTGCAAAGGctgaaaatgaatttctacAAAATCTATTTCGTCGTCATACAGTTTGAGAGGCTCAAAAGATACTTTCAATTGTGGATGCTTAAAGTTCTGAAGGATCTGCAAGgataaatcaattgatatcTATTTATAGAGTCCATCTCGATACACATTTTTCACTCACCAACTCCTCGTAGTGTGCGTCGTAGAAATTCAATGTTAAAGTTTGAGAACGTTTGCTTAGTGTCTCTTCCATGATACGGCGTCCAACTTCAAAGAAATCCTCTCTCATATCCGTGTTTAGGATGTTTAGAATCTTAAGCGTTGgacaactggcaacagttTGCCACAATTCTGCCTCCCTGGACCAGATATGAATGCTACTCAAGTCAATTTGCTCCAGCTGTTTCCAAATCTTAATCAAGTCGCGAAGGTTTCCGATAGAGAAATGATTCTCGTAGTACATTATGTGTAAGTGGCGCACGTTGCGCATTTTACGCAGCGTAGTCATGTATCCATTTGGGTAATCATCACTAAAGATAATTCTATGTACGTCCACGGCACGTTTTTCAAAAAACTTGGATAATTCGACATTAGAAGCACTCAGTAAGCGAAGTTTATGCAGCTTGGGCAATGCCATGAGGTCATCATAATTGCTGGACATAATCCTACGGTCATCCAGTGTCAACTCTTCAAGCAATTGACATTTGCCAATATCTTTGACCCAATCGTATTCACATTCATAGTAACTGGTGTAACTAAAGTCCAGCTTACGCATCTGCGTCCATTTCTGAAGCACAACGCAATCAAAAGCACCATCAGGCTTTAAACTACGCAGTCCAGGAAAGAGCTTTGCCATTATTTGAATTGCTTCATCGGAAACCCGATGTACACCGGAATGCAAGGTGTACTCAAGTGTTTTCATGCTTGGAAATGTGTAATTTTCCCAGCGTTTGAGAAAGTCCAATTTTACTCTTTCCAGTATTAATTCCTGCATTGTTGCACTGCAGTTGGATAGAAACACGTCCAACAATTTAGGCATCGCTTCAAACTTCTGATAGTCACTCCAATCAAGTATAAAGCTGAGCTGAAGTTTCCAGGCATAGGCTACATTCTTGTTTAAGCGATTTGAAGTGCCCTTGGTGGCTTCATATAGTGCGATTCGGTCGAATAGGTTTAAATACTTGATTATTGCCAACTGACAATCGTCATTAAGTGCGTCCAACATCCTGGCGTTTTTAGTTTcagattaaattataaaaattctgGTTCTTATTGCAGCTTCCAATGAAATTATGAGTCAGAAATCCCGAAAATCCCGATATCTATCAATATCGATAAGCTTAGACTGAAAAATGCAGAATATCGATAGTCCAAACTCTACAatgtttcagtatattctagtatataaatataataccgAGGTTCATGCTTCGATGCGGGAAACCACCAAAAATCGCAATAAGGTTAGACAAATAGTTagttgcaactggcaacactttgccacaatataattatatttgtatgattaaatttatacttttaatagGGCATAATGGCTTTATTATGCGAACCAGattattaaatggaaaaatatcatatagtGACGTTAGGATAATTGCAAAGGATGAAAATTAATCGACATCGTCATACTGTTTAAAAGGCTCAAAAGTCAGCTTTAATTGTGGATGCCTAAAGTGCTGAAGGATCTGCaagaataaatcaattgatatctacttatagatatatttatcTCGAACTACCTTTTCACTTACCAACTTATTTTGGTTTGCATATCCGCAATTCAATGTTAAAGAGTGTTTTTTCCAGGTATACACAAGACTTAAGATTATTGCTTATTTGCTTATAAGTCAAGTTTTTTTAGTAGCCCTGGTAAAGTATTACtcatttttttcgatttgttaATTGGGCATAgcgtttaattaatatttgtatgttagTGGGTGTACGAATTACTGttactttttttaaaaaaaaactaactttattttattgacatatgtgtgtatagtaTGCCTACGTTTGACAcggtattaaagaaattgtaTGTTATGGTCACACTGTgacttatttgaaatatttctgtggtggcataaaaatatcaatttttctCTCATTCTGCATAAGTTTAGATTtagttatattaaataatatcataataaaatcataattatcaatttcaaattatagtgttttgaatcatttattgtaattgtaattttaaatttcattagtgAAAAGTATCACATTACGGAATTTAGGATAGGTTCAACGGTTTCAAATGCACTCGCAGCATATTCCAGCCGACGTTCTCCGGTTCTAAAGGCATACAAGAAAACCTCAGGTTTGGATGTTTGAAGTGACGCTGTATCTGTAAggataatgaaatgaatacttaAGAGCAGAAGACTTTCTGCACAACACTCAccagtttttcgttttcatctGTGTTGTGGCAATACAATGCTAAGGGCTGAGAACGATTTTTCAGTATCGCCTTCATGAGACACCGGCTACATTCAAAGAAATCATAGTGCAACTGCGTGCCTGATATATTCAGGATCTTTAGCGATGGGCAGCTGGCAACAATTTACTACAACTCTGCCTCATTCAACATCACCCGATGGTCAATGATATGTAATCGGTGCAAGGGCCTTAAATCTGTAACCAGTTTGCGTAGTTTTTCGCCTGTAAAACAATCGTCTTCCAACAATGTCAATTGGTACAAGTGGATCAGTTTGCACAATGTGGTCATGCTGTATTTCCCGATGCAATCGTGAAAGGTAATCTTATGTATGTCGCTGCCACGCTTCTTCAGCAACACGCCCAAAATGTCATCGCGATCATACACATAATAAGTAAGTGTATGCAGCTTGGGCAACGCCAGGAGCGCATCATAAATATAAGACCAATGTCACACGCCAGTGTCACCTCTTCCAACAGTCGACACTTTATAATAATCTTGGCACACTTAAGTCCATTAAGATTCATACACCATTTGGTCAACGCGTTTTCGCAACTGCGAATATTTCTGCAGCCGATCATAACGAGACACATCATGAGTCTTCACACAGCGGAGTCCAGGAAAGAGCTTTAACATTATTTCTATTGCTGCACCACAATTCCAATCGCAGCTCTTTAATGTGTATTCCGGTGTTTTCATGTTcggaaatgtgaaattaacCTATTCTAGTTTCAATTCCTGCATTGTTGCACTGGTGCTGGACGGAAATATGTCCAACATTGTCTTCAAACTTCAGAAAGTGCTCTGGATTCAGTTGAAGGCAAAGCTCATGCTCCCAGGCAAAGAAAACATTTGAGTTCAAGCGATTTGAATGGCCTTTGCCTTCATATAGCGACAgttgatttaagatttaattacttaattatcGTCATCAAGCAATCATCGTTTAGTGCGTCTAAATTCATTAcgtatttaattaatcaacAAATTGGTTAACATCTAAATGGAACGTctgataatattattattataaatattactatttatcgataacgataacttgTAACGTGCCAAAATAAGAATCATACAAATTGCAGCCCTGGTTCAATATTGATAGTGTGTGaatttgaaatgtgaaataccaatattttatatctattaaatgatttttgctAACATTAGCTTTAGTGACTAAAAAGCTTAGAcattataaattactttactACTGCAAAGGccttaaatgaatttgtatcATATTGCAACTGAATAAATCCGATTTTAACTGGGAAAAAGAGTGCTTTAGTTTTGGATGGTTGAAGTGATGACGAATCTGCAAGAATATAACAATGACATATTGATGAATACAGTTTCTCCTATTTCCACTTCGCTCACCAGCTCTTCATTTGCATCCGTGTTGTCCCAATGCAGCGTTAAGGGCAGAGAGCGATTGTCCAGTGCGTCCTCCATGTATATATAGccatattcaaaattcatCAGCACGCTCGATAAAGTCAGAATCTTTAGTGATGGACAAGTGAGAACAATTTGCCACAGCAACACCTCACTAATCTTCATATTATAGTCGATGAAATCCAGTTGCTCTAAGTACTTCAAATTCGCAATCAGCTTTAGCAGATTTTCATCATTGATCCCACAATATTCAACCAAAGTCAATTCGCCCAAGATGGTCGGTTTTTTCAATGTGCACATGTTATATTGGCTGATGCTTTCTTTAAACGTAATTCTCCGAATGTCCTTGCTACGGTTCCTTAGTAACTTCACTAAGATATCATGgcgtttatttgtattataattagCCAGCTGACGCAACTTCATTGCTAATATATCATCATATATAAATGTCAGCTCTTCCAGTCGTTGATACTTGGCGATCTCTTTGGGACAAAAGATCTTTGTTATTATCTCAATCGCTTCGTCACCATAATGCAAATTGCCGCCATTAAATGAATACTCCAAAATCTTCATGCTgggaaaaatgaaattttgccCTCGTTGCCctctgaaatttattttatttaatgagaTCCTATagttaatgtatgtatatgtagtatgaatattattaaacaaaccaaaaaataaattttccaattcattttgttacatttttgttcGTATGTTTGTTCTCttaatttgtatgtacatatgtatacttaaatttattattatatattttttgattaatatatgacaaaatttatacttatacataATAAGGcatcatac
The Drosophila albomicans strain 15112-1751.03 unplaced genomic scaffold, ASM965048v2 utg000231l_pilon, whole genome shotgun sequence genome window above contains:
- the LOC117565772 gene encoding uncharacterized protein LOC117565772 isoform X2, translating into MKILEYSFNGGNLHYGDEAIEIITKIFCPKEIAKYQRLEELTFIYDDILAMKLRQLANYNTNKRHDILVKLLRNRSKDIRRITFKESISQYNMCTLKKPTILGELTLVEYCGINDENLLKLIANLKYLEQLDFIDYNMKIRRTGQSLSALNAALGQHGCK
- the LOC117565772 gene encoding uncharacterized protein LOC117565772 isoform X1; translated protein: MKILEYSFNGGNLHYGDEAIEIITKIFCPKEIAKYQRLEELTFIYDDILAMKLRQLANYNTNKRHDILVKLLRNRSKDIRRITFKESISQYNMCTLKKPTILGELTLVEYCGINDENLLKLIANLKYLEQLDFIDYNMKISEVLLWQIVLTCPSLKILTLSSVLMNFEYGYIYMEDALDNRSLPLTLHWDNTDANEELIRHHFNHPKLKHSFSQLKSDLFSCNMIQIHLRPLQ
- the LOC117565766 gene encoding uncharacterized protein LOC117565766 isoform X1; amino-acid sequence: MLDALNDDCQLAIIKYLNLFDRIALYEATKGTSNRLNKNVAYAWKLQLSFILDWSDYQKFEAMPKLLDVFLSNCSATMQELILERVKLDFLKRWENYTFPSMKTLEYTLHSGVHRVSDEAIQIMAKLFPGLRSLKPDGAFDCVVLQKWTQMRKLDFSYTSYYECEYDWVKDIGKCQLLEELTLDDRRIMSSNYDDLMALPKLHKLRLLSASNVELSKFFEKRAVDVHRIIFSDDYPNGYMTTLRKMRNVRHLHIMYYENHFSIGNLRDLIKIWKQLEQIDLSSIHIWSREAELWQTVASCPTLKILNILNTDMREDFFEVGRRIMEETLSKRSQTLTLNFYDAHYEELILQNFKHPQLKVSFEPLKLYDDEIDFVEIHFQPLQSS
- the LOC117565766 gene encoding uncharacterized protein LOC117565766 isoform X2, which gives rise to MLDALNDDCQLAIIKYLNLFDRIALYEATKGTSNRLNKNVAYAWKLQLSFILDWSDYQKFEAMPKLLDVFLSNCSATMQELILERVKLDFLKRWENYTFPSMKTLEYTLHSGVHRVSDEAIQIMAKLFPGLRSLKPDGAFDCVVLQKWTQMRKLDFSYTSYYECEYDWVKDIGKCQLLEELTLDDRRIMSSNYDDLMALPKLHKLRLLSASNVELSKFFEKRAVDVHRIIFSDDYPNGYMTTLRKMRNVRHLHIMYYENHFSIGNLRDLIKIWKQLEQIDLSSIHIWSREAELWQTVASCPTLKILNILNTDMREDFFEVGRRIMEETLSKRSQTLTLNFYDAHYEELILQNFKHPQLKVSLSLSNCMTTKKIL